Proteins from one Argopecten irradians isolate NY chromosome 15, Ai_NY, whole genome shotgun sequence genomic window:
- the LOC138309661 gene encoding cannabinoid receptor type 1A-like: MASQCNVSANSSDYVDTDTAPTWVSLCVTVSGGITILVNIPAVIAMIITKFRQPKVRMIQLIILGVTDMLAGMSLFPILKTFINPTSNVSYWSCFSRMFFFGITYYNSIGQLCVICIDRYFLLSRPSWRYTTNYERRYIKMFSVMFIITIVAICLPFFILGHHRNVTMVCKLENLFCEDLPQFSAVIGGVAIFIQICIIICCISMIVVLQKHRRKCRQIAPLVVSGNSTAANQSNPEQERQYIKMAKETKSTLTIIIIIANLIICVSPMNLGFIIHGLNLGKQHDRIGRHLFITLTSLNSAINPLIYCFRTPEVKATLQSGLDKFRTMFRM, translated from the coding sequence ATGGCGTCGCAATGCAACGTGTCCGCCAATTCTAGCGACTACGTCGACACAGATACAGCCCCTACCTGGGTCAGCCTTTGTGTTACAGTATCGGGAGGAATCACGATATTGGTCAACATACCAGCGGTTATTGCAATGATCATCACAAAATTTCGACAACCTAAAGTCCGTATGATACAACTCATTATATTAGGAGTTACAGATATGCTTGCCGGCATGTCGTTGTTTCCAATTTTAAAAACGTTCATTAACCCGACCAGTAACGTTAGTTATTGGTCTTGTTTTTCGCGGATGTTCTTTTTCGGAATAACTTACTACAATTCGATAGGCCAGTTGTGCGTCATTTGTATCGATCGATACTTCCTGCTATCCAGACCATCCTGGAGGTATACGACTAATTATGAAAGaagatatatcaaaatgttcagCGTTATGTTCATTATAACAATTGTAGCTATTTGCTTGCCATTTTTCATCCTCGGGCATCACCGAAACGTCACAatggtatgtaaattagaaaatcTATTCTGCGAGGATCTGCCGCAGTTTAGTGCCGTGATTGGTGGAGTCGCTATCTTCATACAGATTTGCATCATTATATGTTGCATATCTATGATTGTTGTTCTTCAAAAACATCGCCGCAAATGTCGACAGATTGCCCCTCTAGTGGTCTCTGGAAATTCAACTGCAGCCAACCAAAGTAATCCTGAGCAGGAACGCCAATACATTAAAATGGCTAAAGAAACTAAAAGTACGCTCACAATTATAATCATTATTGCGAATCTGATCATCTGCGTTTCACCAATGAACTTAGGATTTATCATCCACGGTCTGAATTTAGGAAAACAACATGACAGAATAGGCAGGCACCTCTTCATTACTCTAACTTCTTTGAATTCAGCTATTAATCCACTTATCTACTGTTTCAGAACCCCAGAGGTGAAGGCTACTTTACAATCCGGACTTGATAAATTCCGGACAATGTTTCGAATGTAG